A window of the Caldalkalibacillus salinus genome harbors these coding sequences:
- a CDS encoding RecX family transcriptional regulator, protein MSKPTIISKIQKQKRHAQRYNIYIDDEYAFSVHEDVIVSHRLLKGREIDVDEMKGILKAEESKKAELSGLRYLGYRPRTTQEMNQYLLQKGYEQELIEALIDQWKKQGYLDDEKFAMQWVTERLRTKRKGPYVLQEELRQKGIATIYIERALAQIEEETQRTSCLALAEKKWRTLAQEKDERKRKQKLILYLQRRGYTYDIIQSILPNVIES, encoded by the coding sequence GTGAGTAAGCCGACCATCATTTCCAAAATACAGAAACAAAAAAGACATGCACAACGCTATAACATATACATCGATGATGAGTATGCTTTTAGTGTACATGAAGATGTCATCGTCTCACATCGGTTGCTGAAAGGAAGAGAAATTGATGTAGACGAGATGAAAGGGATTCTCAAGGCGGAAGAAAGTAAAAAAGCCGAGTTATCAGGATTAAGGTACCTAGGATACCGTCCTCGAACAACGCAAGAAATGAACCAATACCTGTTACAGAAAGGATATGAGCAAGAGCTGATAGAAGCGCTCATTGATCAATGGAAAAAACAAGGCTATCTCGATGATGAAAAATTTGCCATGCAATGGGTAACTGAACGTCTCAGGACAAAAAGGAAAGGCCCGTATGTACTTCAGGAGGAACTACGTCAGAAGGGGATAGCGACCATCTACATTGAGCGAGCGTTAGCCCAAATAGAGGAAGAAACCCAACGTACAAGCTGTTTAGCGTTAGCGGAGAAGAAATGGCGTACACTGGCGCAGGAGAAGGATGAGCGCAAGAGGAAGCAAAAACTCATTTTATATTTACAACGACGTGGCTATACTTATGATATCATTCAATCCATTCTACCGAATGTGATAGAGTCTTGA
- a CDS encoding TIGR00282 family metallophosphoesterase: MRILFIGDVVGSPGRNMIHTYLSKLKSIYRPAVTIINGENAAGGKGITENIAKSFFEAGAQAITLGNHTWDQRDIGDYLDDTNAIVRPANFPEGVPGRGFTVIKINELKLAVINLQGRTFLPPIDCPFTKADRIINEVKNITPNIFVDFHAEATSEKQALGWYLDGRVSAIVGTHTHVQTADERILPQGTAYISDVGMTGPRDGVLGMNREAVLTRFLTAMPSRFEVTKEGSAQLNGVVIDIDEKTGQAKHIERICIDEDHPMHD, translated from the coding sequence ATGAGAATTTTATTCATTGGAGACGTTGTAGGCTCACCAGGCCGAAACATGATTCATACATATTTATCGAAGCTGAAGTCAATTTATCGACCGGCGGTCACTATTATTAATGGTGAAAATGCGGCAGGAGGTAAAGGGATTACAGAAAACATCGCTAAGTCTTTTTTTGAAGCGGGGGCGCAAGCGATTACACTTGGTAATCATACGTGGGATCAAAGAGACATTGGTGATTATCTTGATGACACGAATGCGATCGTTCGTCCAGCGAATTTTCCAGAAGGTGTGCCTGGCAGAGGGTTCACCGTGATTAAAATAAATGAGCTTAAATTGGCTGTCATTAATTTACAAGGTCGAACGTTTCTTCCACCGATCGACTGCCCTTTTACCAAAGCGGATCGTATCATTAACGAAGTGAAAAACATCACCCCAAATATATTCGTTGATTTTCATGCGGAGGCAACCAGTGAGAAGCAAGCCTTGGGATGGTATCTAGACGGAAGGGTTTCTGCTATTGTCGGTACGCACACCCATGTTCAGACCGCGGATGAAAGAATATTACCTCAAGGAACCGCATATATCTCTGACGTAGGGATGACGGGGCCACGTGATGGGGTCTTGGGAATGAATCGAGAAGCCGTCCTGACTCGTTTCCTTACGGCCATGCCTAGTCGTTTTGAAGTGACTAAGGAGGGGAGCGCGCAGTTAAACGGTGTAGTCATTGACATTGATGAAAAAACGGGGCAGGCAAAACACATTGAACGGATATGTATCGATGAAGATCACCCTATGCACGATTAA
- the recA gene encoding recombinase RecA — translation MSDRRAALDMALRQIEKQFGKGSVMKMGDAVANNQVSTVSSGALALDIALGIGGYPRGRVVEIYGPESSGKTTVALHAIAEVQRNGGQAAFIDAEHALDPVYAQKLGVNIDELLLSQPDTGEQALEIAEALVRSGAVDMIVVDSVAALVPKAEIEGEMGDSHVGLQARLMSQALRKLSGAINKSKTIAVFINQIREKVGVMFGNPETTPGGRALKFYSSIRLEVRRAETIKQGNDMVGNKTKIKIVKNKVAPPFKQCEVDIMYGEGISREGSILDIGSDLDIVQKSGAWYSFNDERLGQGRENAKQFLKENPEVCLEIENQIREKHELDQVGESGDAFSGDDQADEELALDLE, via the coding sequence ATGTCAGATCGTCGAGCAGCGCTTGATATGGCCCTTCGCCAAATCGAAAAGCAATTTGGTAAAGGGTCTGTAATGAAGATGGGTGATGCTGTTGCAAATAACCAGGTTTCAACAGTTTCTAGTGGTGCATTAGCATTGGATATTGCTTTAGGTATAGGAGGATATCCACGGGGAAGAGTAGTCGAGATTTATGGACCGGAATCATCGGGTAAAACAACGGTCGCGCTACATGCGATAGCTGAAGTCCAACGTAACGGTGGACAAGCGGCATTTATTGACGCAGAGCACGCCTTAGATCCAGTTTATGCTCAAAAACTGGGGGTTAACATTGATGAACTTCTTTTGTCCCAGCCTGATACGGGAGAACAAGCATTAGAGATTGCAGAAGCGCTTGTACGTAGTGGCGCCGTTGACATGATCGTAGTCGATTCCGTCGCTGCGCTTGTACCGAAGGCTGAGATTGAAGGAGAAATGGGAGACTCCCATGTAGGGCTTCAAGCGAGATTAATGTCACAGGCCCTTCGTAAGCTATCTGGTGCCATTAACAAGTCCAAAACAATCGCTGTTTTCATCAACCAAATTCGTGAAAAAGTGGGTGTGATGTTCGGAAACCCTGAAACAACACCTGGGGGACGTGCCCTTAAGTTCTACTCTAGCATTCGTTTAGAAGTGAGACGTGCTGAAACGATCAAACAAGGTAACGATATGGTTGGAAACAAGACGAAGATTAAAATTGTGAAGAACAAAGTGGCACCACCGTTCAAACAATGTGAAGTGGACATCATGTATGGAGAAGGGATTTCCCGTGAAGGTAGTATCCTGGATATTGGCAGTGATCTCGATATTGTGCAGAAGAGTGGAGCCTGGTACTCCTTTAATGATGAACGCTTAGGCCAAGGTCGTGAGAACGCCAAACAGTTCTTGAAAGAAAACCCTGAGGTTTGCCTCGAAATCGAAAATCAAATCCGTGAAAAACATGAACTTGATCAAGTTGGAGAGTCAGGTGACGCTTTTTCAGGGGATGATCAGGCTGACGAAGAGCTTGCTCTAGACTTAGAATAA
- the spoVS gene encoding stage V sporulation protein SpoVS, with protein MEVLKVSAKSNPNSVAGALAGVLRERGAAEIQAIGAGALNQAVKAVAIARGFVAPSGVDLICIPAFTDILIEGEERTAIKLIVEPR; from the coding sequence ATGGAGGTATTAAAAGTTTCAGCAAAGTCCAATCCCAACTCTGTAGCTGGTGCACTCGCTGGCGTGTTAAGGGAACGTGGCGCTGCGGAAATACAAGCAATTGGTGCTGGTGCACTTAACCAAGCGGTAAAGGCCGTAGCCATTGCAAGAGGATTTGTAGCACCAAGTGGTGTTGACCTCATTTGTATTCCTGCCTTCACCGACATCTTAATTGAAGGTGAGGAGCGGACTGCAATTAAGTTGATTGTAGAACCACGATAA
- a CDS encoding competence/damage-inducible protein A, protein MKAEIIGIGTELLLGQIANTNAQFISEQLALIGIPVYYHGAVGDNPQRLRQQLEISSQRSNLIIMTGGLGPTKDDLTKQTVADFLNRDIVTDEQALEQVLQFFKQHGKSMTDNNKRQAEVIEGAEVFQNTNGLAPGMAVTVNEICYILLPGPPKEVKPMVQQSVTPYLQHIRPDQKTVFSKVMRFCGIGESTLEAALEDLIDQQTSPTIAPLAKEGEVTLRLTSFATNQGQAEQEMSAVVNDIQSRVGQYLYGWDEDTLEHVLYQRLASLGLTVAIAESCTGGLLSSFLTRLPGISDVFRGAIVTYTNEMKSHHLGVSRETIEEYGAISEQTAKEMAQGVQEACQSSVGLSITGVAGPSSQEDQPVGLVYIGIALPQQTVVKEVRVGGQREAIQHRASKLALFYLFQQLQDE, encoded by the coding sequence ATAAAAGCTGAAATCATAGGAATTGGTACGGAACTATTACTAGGTCAAATTGCGAACACAAATGCTCAGTTTATCTCTGAACAATTAGCCTTAATAGGAATTCCTGTTTATTACCATGGAGCCGTAGGGGATAACCCCCAACGCCTCCGTCAGCAGCTTGAGATTTCAAGCCAGCGTTCTAATCTGATTATCATGACAGGCGGTCTAGGACCGACCAAGGATGACCTGACAAAACAAACGGTGGCCGACTTTTTGAACCGCGATATTGTAACGGATGAACAAGCGTTAGAACAAGTCCTTCAGTTTTTTAAACAACATGGGAAATCAATGACAGATAATAATAAGCGACAAGCTGAAGTCATAGAAGGGGCTGAAGTCTTTCAAAATACGAATGGATTAGCGCCTGGTATGGCTGTAACAGTAAACGAGATTTGCTATATCCTCCTTCCTGGCCCACCTAAGGAAGTCAAGCCGATGGTTCAGCAGAGCGTCACGCCTTATCTCCAACATATACGGCCTGATCAGAAAACGGTCTTTTCAAAGGTAATGAGGTTCTGTGGTATTGGTGAGTCTACGTTGGAAGCAGCTTTGGAGGACCTTATTGATCAACAGACCAGTCCTACCATTGCCCCTCTAGCCAAAGAAGGAGAGGTGACGCTTCGACTGACGAGCTTTGCCACGAATCAAGGACAGGCTGAACAAGAGATGTCAGCCGTTGTCAATGACATTCAATCGCGAGTAGGTCAATATCTTTACGGCTGGGATGAAGATACGTTAGAGCATGTTTTGTACCAGCGTTTGGCGTCATTAGGCCTCACAGTCGCTATCGCTGAAAGCTGTACTGGGGGTCTGTTGAGCTCATTTTTAACTCGTTTGCCAGGCATTTCAGATGTTTTCCGAGGGGCTATAGTCACTTATACCAATGAGATGAAATCCCATCACTTAGGGGTGTCTCGTGAAACTATTGAAGAATATGGCGCTATCAGTGAACAGACAGCGAAAGAGATGGCTCAAGGGGTGCAGGAAGCGTGTCAATCTTCTGTTGGTTTGTCGATCACTGGGGTAGCAGGTCCGTCCTCACAGGAGGATCAGCCCGTTGGATTAGTATACATAGGCATCGCACTGCCACAGCAAACGGTGGTCAAAGAGGTGCGTGTAGGCGGACAACGTGAAGCCATACAACACCGCGCATCCAAGTTAGCCCTGTTTTACCTCTTCCAGCAATTACAGGATGAGTGA
- a CDS encoding DEAD/DEAH box helicase: protein MGNFKDYQLNPDIINAIHDMGFEEPSPIQEACIPTILEGVDVVGQAQTGTGKTAAFGIPVAERVTSQPKIQALILTPTRELAIQVSGELKKIAKYKRIKTLPIYGGQQIGHQIRALKQGVQVVIGTPGRILDHIRRKTLRLQDVKLAVLDEADEMLDMGFVDDIEQILKEVNKDRQTLLFSATMPPEIKKLTHRYMDKPKWISISHNEVVAPLIDQFYYKVLEKNKLESLCRILDQQDIELGIIFCRTKRGVDELSEALQTRGYMTDALHGDLSQAQRDKVMNAFRDGELEFLIATDVAARGIDVENVSHVINYDIPQDPESYVHRIGRTGRAGRKGLALTLVTPREMTHLRSIEQKFKHPLEAKDLPSLEEVTERQQSLWKKQIIELLDKNEDLSVFSEVIDELVQHYPADKVATAALKLAFNDSLPSKDAQYNFGETGASKGMVRFFMNVGRNVNMNPKTLLEEVSDLVGISPKVIGRIDIFEKFTFVEVPEDVAPFVYEALRHSRIHGARVVLEPAKPRERDTSRSSRQAGRSNHNRRSEENRKSNERGKRQYSRPNHKG from the coding sequence ATGGGAAACTTCAAAGATTATCAGTTAAATCCCGACATTATTAACGCCATTCATGATATGGGGTTTGAAGAACCCTCACCAATACAAGAGGCTTGTATCCCTACCATTTTAGAAGGTGTTGATGTTGTGGGGCAAGCGCAAACAGGAACGGGTAAAACCGCAGCCTTCGGTATCCCAGTCGCCGAGAGAGTGACATCACAACCGAAGATTCAGGCTCTTATATTAACGCCGACGAGAGAATTGGCTATCCAAGTGTCGGGTGAATTAAAGAAGATTGCAAAGTATAAACGAATCAAAACACTGCCAATCTATGGGGGCCAACAGATAGGCCATCAAATTCGTGCCTTAAAGCAAGGGGTGCAAGTGGTCATCGGGACCCCAGGGCGCATTTTAGACCATATTCGTCGCAAAACCCTTCGCTTGCAGGATGTTAAACTAGCCGTATTAGATGAAGCGGATGAGATGCTTGATATGGGGTTTGTTGATGACATAGAGCAAATTCTAAAAGAAGTCAACAAAGATAGGCAAACGTTACTATTTTCAGCGACGATGCCCCCAGAGATAAAAAAACTTACTCATCGTTACATGGACAAACCTAAGTGGATTAGTATTAGCCACAATGAAGTCGTGGCCCCACTCATTGATCAATTTTACTACAAGGTACTGGAAAAAAATAAGCTTGAATCCCTGTGCCGTATACTCGACCAGCAGGATATTGAACTAGGTATTATTTTCTGTCGCACCAAGCGTGGTGTTGATGAACTTTCTGAAGCTCTCCAAACGAGAGGTTACATGACGGATGCCCTGCATGGGGATCTGTCACAGGCTCAACGTGACAAAGTCATGAATGCTTTTCGTGACGGTGAGCTTGAGTTTCTAATCGCAACGGATGTGGCCGCCAGAGGGATTGACGTGGAGAACGTTTCTCATGTTATTAACTATGATATCCCGCAGGATCCGGAAAGCTATGTTCACCGTATAGGAAGAACGGGGAGAGCGGGGCGTAAAGGGTTGGCGCTCACGCTTGTGACTCCGAGAGAAATGACTCACTTGCGTTCAATCGAACAGAAATTCAAACATCCGTTAGAAGCGAAGGATTTACCATCTTTAGAAGAAGTGACTGAGAGACAACAAAGCCTATGGAAAAAGCAAATCATTGAGCTTCTAGATAAGAATGAAGATCTCTCCGTTTTTTCTGAAGTGATAGACGAGCTGGTCCAGCATTATCCTGCCGACAAAGTAGCCACGGCCGCTCTAAAATTAGCCTTTAACGATTCCCTCCCATCCAAAGATGCCCAATATAACTTTGGTGAAACAGGAGCATCTAAAGGCATGGTGCGTTTCTTCATGAATGTTGGACGCAACGTAAACATGAATCCGAAAACGTTACTAGAGGAAGTGTCAGACCTCGTCGGCATTTCGCCGAAGGTGATTGGACGCATCGATATCTTTGAAAAATTCACCTTTGTTGAAGTACCGGAGGACGTGGCGCCGTTTGTCTACGAAGCGTTACGCCACTCTAGAATTCACGGTGCACGTGTGGTATTAGAGCCAGCGAAACCGAGGGAAAGAGATACCTCTCGTTCATCAAGACAGGCAGGACGTTCCAATCATAACAGAAGATCAGAAGAGAACAGAAAGTCAAATGAGAGGGGAAAACGACAATACTCTCGCCCTAATCATAAAGGATAG
- the rny gene encoding ribonuclease Y has translation MDNPILFIFILLVSSIVCLGVGYFIRKSIAEAKISSAEEAATQIRDQAEKDVEALRKETLLEAKEEVHKLRTEAEGEIRDRRNEVQRHERRLIQKEESLDRKMESLEKKEDSLVQKERHIEEMESKAEKLVQAQVAELERISNLTTEEAKQTILESVESEVRHETALMIKDMETRAKEEGDKKAREIISLAIQRCAADHVAETTVSVVALPNDEMKGRIIGREGRNIRALETLTGIDLIIDDTPEAVILSGFDPIRREIAKTALEKLVADGRIHPARIEEMVEKARREVDERIREYGEQATFETGVHGLHPDLIKILGRLKFRTSYGQNVLKHSMEVAHLTGLMAAELGEDVTLAKRAGLLHDIGKAIDHEVEGSHVEIGIELAKKYKEHPVVINGIASHHGDEEATSIISLLVGAADALSAARPGARRETLETYIKRLEKLEEISESFDGVEKSYAIQAGREIRIMVKPDLIDDVESYRLARDITKQIEADLDYPGHIKVTVIRETRAVEYAK, from the coding sequence ATGGATAACCCGATTTTATTTATCTTCATTTTGCTAGTCTCCTCAATTGTCTGTCTAGGTGTTGGATACTTTATTCGTAAATCTATAGCGGAAGCCAAGATTTCAAGTGCAGAAGAGGCTGCTACGCAAATACGTGATCAAGCGGAGAAGGATGTTGAAGCGCTCCGTAAAGAAACCCTCTTAGAGGCGAAAGAAGAGGTTCACAAACTGCGTACAGAAGCTGAAGGAGAAATTCGCGATAGAAGAAATGAAGTTCAACGTCATGAACGTCGACTGATTCAAAAAGAAGAATCACTAGATCGAAAAATGGAGTCTCTTGAAAAGAAGGAAGATTCACTCGTTCAAAAAGAACGACATATTGAAGAGATGGAAAGCAAAGCGGAGAAATTAGTACAAGCCCAAGTAGCTGAATTAGAACGTATTTCTAACCTAACAACAGAAGAAGCAAAACAAACGATCCTAGAAAGTGTTGAATCGGAAGTACGCCATGAAACAGCCTTAATGATTAAAGATATGGAAACAAGAGCCAAAGAAGAGGGCGATAAGAAAGCCCGGGAAATCATTTCCTTGGCAATACAACGTTGTGCAGCCGACCACGTAGCAGAAACAACCGTATCGGTGGTTGCCTTACCGAATGATGAGATGAAAGGTAGAATTATTGGTCGTGAGGGGCGTAATATTCGTGCTCTTGAGACATTGACAGGGATAGATCTCATTATAGACGATACACCAGAAGCGGTTATTCTGTCCGGTTTTGACCCAATTAGACGCGAGATTGCCAAAACAGCACTAGAAAAGCTCGTGGCTGACGGCAGAATCCACCCTGCGCGAATTGAAGAGATGGTGGAAAAAGCCCGTCGTGAAGTGGACGAAAGAATTCGAGAGTACGGTGAGCAAGCCACTTTTGAAACTGGCGTTCATGGGTTACATCCTGATTTAATTAAGATTTTAGGTCGTTTGAAATTCAGAACAAGCTACGGACAGAACGTACTGAAACACTCTATGGAAGTCGCTCATTTGACAGGTCTTATGGCAGCAGAGCTTGGCGAAGATGTGACGTTAGCGAAGCGCGCCGGCTTACTGCATGATATCGGTAAAGCGATTGACCATGAGGTTGAAGGTAGTCACGTCGAAATTGGAATTGAGTTAGCGAAGAAATACAAGGAACACCCAGTCGTCATCAATGGTATAGCATCTCACCATGGGGATGAGGAAGCGACCTCCATTATCTCACTTCTAGTAGGGGCGGCAGACGCACTTTCTGCGGCTAGACCAGGAGCGAGAAGAGAAACGCTTGAAACGTACATTAAGCGTTTGGAGAAACTTGAAGAAATCTCCGAGTCCTTCGACGGTGTAGAAAAATCATACGCTATCCAAGCGGGTCGTGAGATTAGAATCATGGTTAAACCAGATCTCATTGATGATGTAGAATCATATCGCTTAGCACGTGATATAACAAAGCAAATTGAAGCAGACTTGGATTATCCGGGACATATTAAGGTGACGGTAATCCGAGAAACAAGGGCAGTAGAGTATGCCAAATAA